From one Phycodurus eques isolate BA_2022a chromosome 19, UOR_Pequ_1.1, whole genome shotgun sequence genomic stretch:
- the ttyh2 gene encoding protein tweety homolog 2 isoform X3, with amino-acid sequence MTTAAARRTARSRRPAASPGRPSSQASSLGVGFYGNSETNDGVYQLTYSLYNANNTLGGVDSLVSTTMGNMKSGLHQHLARLDEIFATRGDYVQTLQFMQQMADNVIKQLVGLPDWAQADMDLASVAKMAASVEYYRWLAYLLLLILDLIICLLACLGLAKQSRWLLTTMMLCGVLTLILSWASLGAELAAAVGTSDFCVAPDKFIMSQIKGVIGTDIVQYYVYCNQTLTNPYQQPLTLFQRSLTTMQIQIQGLLQFAVPLFPTAERDLVGIQRVLNSSEASLHQLTALLDCRGLNKDYLDAMVGVCYDGVEGVLYLCLFSVLAACAFTIMLCAIPRAWRQIASSEQDYDDIDEEDPFNPRRNRMGSQNQNHTTVHSFCSYSSSMGSQNSLQPPAPPLSNAPMGDYMNQAALFGGNPRYENVPLIGRGSPPPSIYSQPYRSRYSPSMRATYLSMTEEQRQHFGNDFQV; translated from the exons GCGTGGGTTTCTACGGCAACAGCGAGACCAACGACGGCGTGTACCAGCTGACGTACTCGCTGTACAACGCCAACAACACGCTGGGCGGCGTGGACAGCCTG GTGAGCACCACTATGGGCAACATGAAGAGTGGCCTGCACCAGCACCTGGCCCGGCTGGACGAGATCTTCGCCACGCGCGGCGACTACGTGCAGACGCTGCAGTTCATGCAGCAGATGGCCGACAACGTCATCAAGCAGCTGGTGGGCCTGCCGGACTGGGCCCAGGCCGACATGGACCTGGCGTCCGTGGCCAAGATGGCGGCCAGCGTGGAGTACTACAG GTGGCTGGCCTACCTGCTGCTCCTCATCCTTGACCTCATCATCTGCCTACTGGCTTGTCTGGGACTCGCCAAGCAGTCTCGCTGGCTGCTCACCAC GATGATGCTGTGTGGGGTGCTGACGTTGATACTCAGCTGGGCATCGCTAGGAGCTGAACTGGCCGCCGCTGTG GGCACCAGCGACTTCTGCGTGGCGCCTGACAAGTTCATCATGAGTCAAATCAAAGGTGTCATCGGCACAG atATCGTTCAATACTACGTTTACTGCAACCAAACGCTGACCAACCCTTACCAGCAG CCTCTGACGCTTTTCCAGAGATCTCTGACCACCATGCAGATACAGATCCAGGGTTTGCTGCAGTTCGCCGTGCCGCTATTCCCTACAGCGGAG AGAGACCTGGTGGGCATCCAGCGTGTTCTCAACTCGTCTGAGGCCAGTCTGCACCAGTTGACAGCACTGTTAGACTGCAGGGGGCTCAACAAG GACTACCTGGATGCTATGGTGGGCGTGTGTTACGACGGCGTGGAGGGCGTGCTCTACCTGTGCCTCTTCTCCGTTCTGGCGGCTTGTGCCTTCACTATCATGCTCTGCGCCATCCCTAGAGCGTGGAGACAGATAGCCAGCAG CGAGCAGGACTACGACGACATAGACGAGGAGGATCCCTTCAACCCTCGGCGCAACCGAATGGGGTCGCAGAACCAGAACCACACCACTGTGCACAGCTTCTGCAGCTACAGCAGCAGCATGGGCAGCCAGAACAGCCTGCAGCCCCCCGCACCTCCACTCTCCAACGCCCCCATGGGCGACTATAT gaacCAGGCGGCTCTGTTCGGAGGGAATCCTCGCTACGAGAACGTCCCTCTGATTGGACGAGGCTCGCCGCCACCGTCG ATATACTCTCAGCCGTATAGAAGCCGA TACTCCCCCAGCATGAGGGCCACCTACCTGTCCATGACCGAGGAGCAGCGTCAACATTTCGGCAACGACTTTCAAGTGTAA